In the genome of Anabaena cylindrica PCC 7122, the window ACAGGTAGGAGAAGCTTTAACAGGTGAACGTTTAGCTTCATTTTTACCAATCATTAGCGAATTGATTGAGAAATATGATGCTCAAGCGATCGCAGCTGCGGCTCTGCAAATTGCTTATGATCAAACCCGTCCTGCGTGGTTACAATCAGGTGTAGATGTTCCAGAAGAACCATCTTCCAAGCCCAAACTCAACAAGCGTCGTGATGGTGGCGATCGCAATCGTGTTTCTTGGGCTAAAGATAACGGTGGTGATGAAGGACAAGGATCTTCCAAACCGAAGTTACGCACAGGTCGCCGTGAATCTTCCCCAGCACCCAGTAATCATAAACTAGGTTCACATACAGGTAGAGAATAGACTTCTCAATTCAATTTTGGATTTTAGATTTTGGATTGAGAATGAAGGCATTGATGTAATTCTCAAGTGATGGTTTTTCCTAATCTAAAATTGCCAATCTAAAATCTAAAATTGCTTTAAAGGCGGGTAATTCGATCTAACTCGCCAAATTCATCATCAGTCATTTTCCAACCCAAAGCGCCAACATTTTGTTTTACCTGTTCGGCGTTTTTAACACCAGCAATGGGAATCACGTTCCCCTGAGCAATTAACCAGTTAAGGGCTACTTGGGCGGGGGTACGATCATATTTTTCACCTATTTTTCGTAGTAAAGATAAAACTGGGGCAATTTTATTTAAACCATCTTGACTAAATCGCGGGTCTATGCTTCTTGCACCTGTAGGATTTTGAGAAGGTGTATATTTGCCTGTAAGCAATCCTTGAGCCAAAGGACTATAAGCTAAAATTATTACATTTAACTCACGGGCGGTTTGCAAAATACCGTTAGTTTCAATTTGTCGTGTGAGTAAAGAATAACGGACTTGGTTAACAGCTAAGGGTACTCCCCTTGCGGCTAGTATTTGATGTGCTTCCCGCATTTGAGATGCAGAATAATTACTAACACCTACTGCACCGATTCTGCCCTGCTTCACTTCATCAGCTAAGGTGTTCATCAAAGTTTCTTGACTGAGAAAGAAAGTAAATGGCCAATGAACTTGGTATAATTCAATTCTTTCAACTTGTAGACGTTTGAGACTTGCTGTTAACGCCTCAGATACAGATTTGCCATCCCAACGCCAAGGTAGAGGACCAAATTTGGTAGCAATTTGTACTGGTTGGGATACTTGTTTCATGAACTTTCCTAAAAACTCTTCAGAAAGCCCGAAACCGTAAACTTCCGCAGTATCGAAGAAGGTAACACCAGCATCTAAAGCTGCGGTAAAAGCTGCTTGTAACTGTTCTTCACCGTAACCATTGCCATAATTCCAAAAAAGTTGATCACCCCAAGCCCAAGTTCCTATACAGAGGCGGGGAACGGTTACGCCATTTTGACCTAATGTGATGGGTTCCATTTTGTTAAAATAGATTATATTTACATTTCTTTACTTATTTAGTTTATCGTCTTTTATTAACCTTTTGATGATTAGTAACTCAATCTAAAAAACTTAAGATTCAGTTGAGTTAAGACAAGTATTTGATTATTGGTGGCAATTTAAAATAATTTTTGGCTATGTGGGCTTGACAATTTTTATACTTATTATGTTAAGATTTACACGTGATATTTTAAAATTTTTAACTAAATAACACAACAGTATTTTGCCTTTATGACGAAGAATTAATTGTAATATCATAATGGATAATTTTTAATGGAAAGCAATCACATAAACTATAACTTTGACAAGAGTAGAGAAAGAATTGATGCAATACTTGACACTAGCGATGTGTTATATGAAGAAGTAAATGAAATTCCCTCAAGAGATAGGTTAACCTTTACAAATGGGTTTTATGTAAAATGTACTGCACTTTTTGTTGATATTCGAGACTCTTCATCATTACCAGAAAAATATAGAAGACCAAGATTAGCAAAATTGTATAGAACTTATATCTCTGAAGTCGTTGCAGTCATGAATGGTAATCCCAATTGCTCAGAAATTAACGTTCAAGGAGATTGCGTTTGGGGAATTTTTGATACACCATATAAATCGAATATAAATAGTGTTTTCGAGACAACAGCTATTGTATCATCAATAATTAATATTATTAATTGCAAATTAATTAAAAAAAATTTTCACCCAATAAGAATTGGTATTGGTATGGATTATGGTAGGGCTTTAATGATAAAAGCTGGTTATAGTGGAAGTGGTATTAATGAGGTTGTATGGATGGGAGATGTAGTTAATTCAGCTTCTAATTTATGTAGTAATGCAAATAAAGCTTGGAGTGATGAGTTAATGATATCAGAAGCTATTTATAACAATCTTAATGAAGATTACAAAAATCTAATGAAATGGAATTCAAACAGAAGATGCTATCATGGTAATGTTATTAACCTTTTAATGAACAATTGGTTAAAAAGCAACTGTAGTAAGTGGTAATGTCAAAAATTGAAGCTAGAAAAATAAAAATTATTTGTTAATTAACGTATGGATATTTTAGAAAAATTACTCAAAATTCTAGAAATAGTAATTGATTGGCTTAAGTTTGCAGAAGCCAAAAATGCTGTTCTTCTGGCATTTTCAGGAGCAGGTGTTACTGCTATAATCACATATATTAGTGCTGCATCTAATATTCCAAAATCATTAATATTATCTTTACCAGCTAGTACATTTATTCTCAGCATTAGTTCATTAGTTTGTTTATTTTCTTTCCTACCAAAAACTAATCTCGAACATATTGTATGGATGCAAGGTAAACCATCTAAAAATTTTAAAACTTTACAAAATAATACGGATAATTTATATTATTATGGACATTTAATGAAATATAAAAATATAGAGTTACTAGATGCCATGAATCAACTTTATTGTGACAATAAAATTTCTCAACCATACAAAAAAGAATATTTGGATATTGCAACTCAAATTATTATTAACTCTGAAATTGCGTTTTTGAAATTTAGATTTTTTACATTTTCGTTATGGATTTTGATATTTTCCATACTTATTATTCCTGTTTCAGTTTTATTAAATTTAATAATTTTTAGAATAATATAAAATAATAGTGAATTTCGGTTTATCTTAATCTAATAAGAGGTTAAATCAGTAAACCATACAATAAAGTAGCTATGGCAGGTAATACATTTGACACGAAAAAGGAATCCCTAGCTGTACCAAAGGTCAATATTTTGACTATGTTTCGGCTAGGGTTGTTTCAAATGGGGTTGAGTATGATGTCTATCTTGACTCTGGGAGTACTCAACCGAGTCATGATTCAGGAAATAGCCATTCCTGCAACGCTGGTATCTCTGGTGTTAGCAATGCCGGCGTTTGTTTCTCCGACGCGGATTTGGTTTGGACAAATGTCCGATGTCAAACCATTATGGGGATATCATCGCACAGCTTATGTGTGGGTGGGAGCAGGAATATTTGCGATCGCAGCCTTTTTAGCAGTACAAGTAATGTGGCAGTTAAATGCTGCTAGTAGTGCAGCTACGTGGGTATGGACTACCCAAACAATCGGTTGGACAGCAGTTTTAGGTCTAGTTTTCGCTGTCTATGGTTTAGCGATTTGTGTCAGTGGTACAACATTTGCAGCTTTGTTAGTGGATATTTCAGAAGAAGATAACCGTTCCCAAATTGTCGGTATTGTTTGGTCAATGCTGATGGTAGGTATTATAGTTGGGGCAATTATCAGTTCTAGCTTGCTGAATCAATTAACAGCAGGTGCATCTTTAGAAACTTTGCAAGCCGCAATTAATAGATTATTTTTGATTGTTCCGGGAATAGTTTTTTGTTTAGCAATTGTCGCGACTGTAGGTGTAGAAAAAAAATATTCCCGTTTCTCCAACCGTTCCACACCAGGAAACAGGGAAGATAATATTAGCATCGGTAAAGCTTGGTCAATATTAACAGCTAGTCCGCAAACAGGGATATTTTTTACTTTTTTATTGGTGATGACTATTAGCTTGTTTATGCAAGATCCAATTTTAGAACCTTATGCGGGTGAAGTGTTTAAAATGCCTTTAGCTGAAAGCACTAAACTCAATGTTTTTTATGGGACAGGAATTTTAATTGCTTATGGTGTCACAGGCTTTTTCATTGTGCCACGTTTGGGTAAGCGCAAAACTATAAAATTAGGCTGTATTTTAGTAGCATTTTCGGCTTTATTACTCGGTTTTTCAGGTTTTTCTGCTAATCCTAATTTTCTGAAATTTGGTTTAGTCATCTTTGGTTTATCTACGGGTTTCTTAACTACAGCAGCAGTTAGTTTAATGTTAGATTTAACAGTTGCAGAAGCCGCAGGTACTTTTATTGGTGCTTGGGGGTTAGCACAGTCTATATCTAGGGGAATAGCTGTCGTTATCGGTGGTACTGTTTTAGATATAGGACGCAAACTCCTACCAGATAACTTAGTCTTGGCTTATGGATTAGTTTTTGCTTTAGAAGCAGTAGGAATGCTAGTATCAATTTGGTTTTTGAATCGAGTCAATGTGACAGAATTTCAAACGAATACTAAAAAAGCTTTTGCTTCTGTTTTAGAAAGTGATTTAGATTAGACCTGTTGCAAAAAAACCTTTGCAACAGTTATGAAAAAGTAAAATGGTCGAGTTTACACAAAATATGGTCAAGTTAATTTTGATACATTAAAGCTCGACGTTGTCTTTTACAGCTAAGAATAGGTATAATATTTTTATACTTAGGGCTTGCTGTGTAAGCGTATGGCTAAAAGCTTTATCAGACAACAGTTATAGTTCTTACAAATAAATTTCCATTTACTAGCTCGTCATCGTCACAGTATAAATTAACAATTCAATTGATTATTAAGGTTATGCAAGAAAAATTGCAAAAATTTAACGTGCAAATTAGTTATTCAATGCAGAATGCTGATGATATAAGCAGTGAAATTTCAGATTTAGTAGCTGATTATGATGGCACTCTCCAGGAACTAGCTTTTGATGGTGCGGAAGAATTAATAATAACACTGACATTCACTAACTCAAAAAAACTTATACCATTCATCACCCATTGTACACAAAAACTCAAATTAAAAATTACCGCCATAGAAAAAGATGAAGAAATTCCTAGAAAAATTAAATTTCTTGAAGAAAAAATAAATAAGAGAATAGATTCATTTAAAGAAAGACGTATTCACAATAGGGAAAAAGCGATTAGAATTAAATTTATTTCATTAGCCATAGCATCTTTAACAACCATTTTATTAGGAATTAATGGACTAAATACCTCAAACAAGTTAATTTTTCAAAACATAGCTTTTAGTCTTAGTGCCATGACAACATTTTTAACTGTTTGGGATACATTTTTAAATCATAGAGGATTATGGATTAGATATACTGCTACTCTGAACGAATTATATGAGTTACGAGACAACCTAGAATATTTATGCACCGATGAGATGGAAAACATTGATAAAGAAAAGCTAGATAAGTTATATCAACAATATCAAATTATTTTTGAAGAAACAAATAAAAATTGGACAGAACTTCGTAAAGAACAAAAGTCAACAGGTAATAGTTGACTAATGCCATCAAACTTGAAACATGGGGGCATTGAATTTCTGAATAGTTTTAATAATCGGTCTGTTTTTCTAGGACTGATAACATAAATTCTGATAATACCAATAAAGGTCATCGAAACTATATGTGCCTTCAAGATGCAATAAAAAACTTAGAGGATAATGATCAATTACCATTAGCCTTACCAATAGCCCATCTTACTTCTGCTAATTGGTTAAATCAGATCGCAGAAGAAAAAATGACTTTAAAACCTCAATATTGTAAAGTCTTTGAAAAAGATTTACTTTATTTTTCCTACGGTGGAATATTTCATCGTCCTTCACCTGGAAAACCCAGAGAGTTACCTATAGCTTTTATGTTTAGTCCAGAACTGTTACAGCATATTAATTATTATTATCCTTATGATACTGGAGCAGCAGCGTCAAGGAAATATGGTGAAAATTGGAGTAGTGAGCTAATTAATTTTCCTAAGTATTGTCTGAAAGGCGACTTCAATACACCCCGTAAGCTTGTAAGATACATTTATGGAAATAATCATCAATATTTAGAGGGAAATATTCAACAAATTACTAATTCTCTACCTAGTCCTTTACAAACAATTCGTGACTTTCTCAGCCTTGATTTAACTTCTGAAGGAATTGATCATCGACAATGCTCAATTGAGTGTCAGACTGAAACTGTAGTTCCTTTAACTCAGTATTTATTATGGGTAGGTTGGCCACAAGAACGTCTGAATGAATTTAAGAAATTGTGGCGTAATTCCATAACAGAAGATAGACCAATACAACTTCCTAAGATACAGACTTACAATTTTCATAGTAGATTTGACCCTAAAGGAATTGCTGCTATATTGGAGGACAGAGCAAAAGAAGCTATTGTTGAAGACTATTGCCAATTTGATAATACATGAAAAATATTTGATGAAATAATTATGAAGCTAATGGAAGAAGAATTTAAATTAATAGGACATGATTGTCCTCTAGCTTACTACCCATCATCAGTAGTACCTATTTTGCGCGATCAAAAAAATAATTTACGTGCTGCATACGTTAATTATGAAACATCCAAAATTGATGAATTAGTTTATCTTTATCAGGATGTTGATTTTGTTCTTTACGGAAGTAATTTGCATTTTAATTATTACAAGGATACTTCGCGTAAATATTTAAGTGAATTTGATCTAAGGAAGCATAAAATTTTTGCCTTCTCAGAATCGAAAATTATATTTTATAAATTTACAGAAGAAAGAGATTTTTTTAATGAAATTTTAGAAGATGGTAATTTTTCGGTGGATAATTTTTTTCTGAGGTTATCATTAGCAGAAGTTACTAATAATGTTACTAAGATTCGTAAAGAATTAATTAGTTGTGGTCAGAACTTACAAGCAGACACACCAGAATTTTTCCCTGCATGGTATCAACAAAAAAAAGCAGAACTATCCAAACTATGGAATGAACAATTAAAACAAGACTTTCCTAATAATTGGGAAGATATGCTGAAAGATAAAAAAGTTAACCTGAATGTAAACAATGAAATATCTCCTGAAAGACAAATACCTATGATTACTACCATCGGAAATTACGAATTTGAACGTTATGAAAAAAAAGATTTAGAAACTAACCATTTAATGCCTCAATCTCTTGATAACCAGTGGATACCCAGCTATTTGCTCAATCAGATGAAAGAACGTAATTTGAGTTTTAGCGATATTCAAAATCAGGTTGAACAAGATAAAAAGATGGAGTTCCGTCGGGCTTTAATCAATTCCCGACAACTAGTTATCAATCGTGCTGCTATTTACAACGAAAAAACAGTTTTTGAGTGCTATGAAAACCCTGGAGAGGATCGTCAAGCTTTTAAGGCTTTTTTGAACAGCGGGACTATAGTACCTTTTTTATTTGCTGAAGAAAGTCCTATACAACCGCCTAAATTTACTACTAATACTTTTGAAGCTTGGACTCAACTTTGTCAAGAAGTTCGCCTCAAATGCTTACGACTTTCATGGAATGATAAAAAAAACAAGGAATTGATTGATTTAAAACTTAGTCGTCGATTTCATGAATTTTGTAAAGGTATTGCTTCAGGAGATATTAATCAATATATCAGGGATTTGAATTTGCCAGAAGCAGCAGAAGAGCCTTTTATACAAAGATTGTTTGACTTAGAACAACACTGTGTTGATATATATCGTCAAAGTAGATCCTTAATTACTCGTGAAGAAATATATAAACATTTTGTTACTGCTGACGGAAGTAACCCTGTTGATAAAAAGTATGATTTTAAAAAGCCATTTGCAGCAGAAATTAAACAATTAATTGATTTAAAATATAATGTTAATCTTCCAGATGCATTAGAAGGAATAGCATTAACACCTTTTGATTCTCTACCAAGGTCAGCATTACAGGAATTGGGATCAGCCCGAAAAAATCGCAGTGAGCCAGAAAAAAATGCTGATGATTGGCTAAAGCTCTTGAAAGATTCTGCATTTGAGCGTTTACAGCAGGGACTGTATTTAGAATCTTTGCTTCAAGATGGTTATCTAGATTCTTTGGCATCTTTAAATCTGCAAGAAGTTCTAGAAGTTAGAACTACAGAAGAATGGCAAATTTATATGCAAAGTATGGATGATTTACTCAGAAATCCTGACAAGTTTGAAGAAATGGCAGAACCTGTGTATCAAAACTATATAAATCTGAATAAACAAATGACAAATTTAGTTAAACTCAAACGATCGCAAGAGAAAGTAGAACTTTGGACACCTGGTATTGAGTATATTTTAGAGATATCAGGGGTACAACTATTAGTAAAATGGTCTGATAAGGGAACTACATACGCATTCAATGGGAAAGTTTCTTCTTTAGATGAAGACGATACAGTACCTTTTGTTGAAAAATTCAGAATTGCAGGTTCTGAAGCTAATCAAGCTGATTTAAATATGACCATCGAGTTGAAGAAAGGTACTACACGCTCCCCTAGAGAACAATGGGAAGCGATGAAGCGCAAAATTCAAGAAATTCCGGGTTTTAGACCAGAGCCTATTTTAGTAGGAAATGATGCTACATTCAATCTTTCAGGAGAAGAAGTCGCTTGAATACTTTAAAACAATACTTATCTCTCGCCATCAATTATCCAGAAATGTTTGCTAATTTAGAAGGCGATGGATTACAAATAATCTTACAAGAAGAAGAAATTAGTCAAGTGGAATCTCTCGTCGGGCAGAGACTAGAAAAAAAGGGATTACCAATTGAATGGGCTAAAATTGGCATAGTTTATCAAGACCAATATTTATTAATTCTCAGGGATGCAGTACGTTTTCCTGGTGGACAGTTTGGTACTTACATACGTATTGTTGATCAGCCAAATAGCTCTCCTGGTGTGGCGATTATGCCAATTTATCAACAACAAATATTGCTTGTCCGTCACTTTCGCCATGCAACGCGCTCTTGGCATTTAGAAATACCGCGTGGATTTGGCGAAAAAGGTTTATCTAGTACAGAAAATGCTCGGCGAGAAATAATGGAAGAAATTAGTGCTGAAATTTATTCTTTAGTTTCAATTGGGAAAATGCACCTCAATACAGGCATGACTTCCGAATGTGTTGATCTATATTTTGCAGAACTTAAATCTTTTGGTGAATTTGATATTAAAGAAGGAATTTCTAAATTGCTACCAATAGATGTATCAGAATTAGAAAGGATGATCTGTGAAAACGAAATTACAGATTCTTTTACAATTGCTGCATACACGCGAGCCAAGCTGCAAAATTTACTCTGACGACTAATTCATAAAAAAATGGTATAACAAATGAACGATTTTTGGAATACAATTTTAGATTTTGCTGAAACTACTACTAACAAAGTGGGACAGCAATTAATGCAAGATTTTGGTAAAGTACAAGCGTCTCAAAAAGCTGATGGTAGTTTAGTTACCCAAGCTGATAAATGGGCAGATCAAGAAATTCGAGATGCGATTATTTCCTCATTTTCAGGTTACGGTATTTTAAGCGAAGAAAGTGACCAAACTTTTCCAGACACAGAATGGTGTTGGGTAATAGATCCTTTAGATGGAACGACCAACTTTACAAGAGGAATTCCTATTTGGTCGATTTCTTTAGGCTTACTCTATCAAGGCATACCTATTTTTGGCTATGTTTACGCACCACCATTAAATCAAGCTTTTCACGGTTTTTGGCCTGGTAAATCGGGTTTAACAACACCAACGGGAGCATTTCTGAATCATCACCCTATTCATACTAGTCAAGATGCTCCCAGTAAAAACCATTTTTTTAACCTTTGTTCCCGCAGTACGGGAATAATCCAACCAGGGTTTCCTTGTAAAATTCGGATGTTAGGAGTTGCTAGTTACAACTTTTTGACAGTCGCTACTGGTGCAGTTTTAGGAGGACTGGAAGCGACACCAAAAGTCTGGGATATTGCAGGTGCTTGGGTAATAGTTCAAGCTGCTGGTGGTAGTTGGATATCACTCAATTCTGAGTCATTTCCATTATCGCCTGGAACAGATTATAGCGATCGCTCTTTTCCTAGTCTAGTTCTGAGCAGTTCAGAGTTAGCACCAGTATTTACACCATTTCTAGAAGGTGTAAAATTTTAACCGATTCCCACCGCTATATCTATCAGGTTTAGCGGGGAATTCCCCATAAAAAACTATATATTAGGACTAGTTTAGGACAACAATGAAAGGACTTTGGCTAGAAAATAACCAGTTGCAACTCAGAACAGATATTCCTATCCCTAAACCACCAGAGGGAGAGGCTTTAGTGCGCGTTTTATGTGCGGGGATTTGTAACACAGACTTAGAATTACTTAGAGGTTATTATCCCTATACTGGCATTATCGGCCATGAATTTGTCGGTGTTGTAGAACAAGGTGCAGACAACTTAATTAATAAAAGAGTTGTCGGTGAAATCAATGCTGTTTGTGGTTATTGTCGGTTTTGTCGTCGGGGACAACCCACACATTGTGAAAATCGCACGGTTTTAGGTATTGTCAACCGTAATGGTGCTTTTGCTGAGTACCTTTGTTTACCTGTTGAAAACTTGCATCCAGTCCCGGAAAATGTCTCAACTGAAGCTGCAACTTTCACCGAACCCATAGCCGCAGCATTGGAAATTCAACAGCAAGTGCAATTATGTGGAGATGATCGAGTGTTAGTGGTGGGAGATGGTAAATTAGGGCAATTAGTAGCCCAGACACTAGCCTTAACAGGTTGCAATTTGTTAGTAGTGGGACGACACAGAGAGAAATTGGTTAATTTAGAAGCACGGGGGATAAAAACTAGTTTAGTAGATGCTGTGACAGATAGAGCTTTTGATATCTCCATTGATTGTACAGGAAATCCAGAAGGATTTGCGATCGCTCGTCGGGCTTTACGTCCTCGTGGCACACTAGTACTAAAAAGTACCTATGCAGGCAATCTTAGCCTAGATGCTTCCTCATTGGTGGTAGATGAAATTACCCTCATAGGTTCTCGTTGTGGCCCCTTTACCCCAGCATTAGAGTTATTAGCAACAAAACAAGTGGATGTAGAACCACTAATTAATGCTTATTATCCCCTAAATGAAGGTTTAGCTGCTATTGAAAAAGCGCAAACTAAAGGAGTTTTAAAGATACTATTAGAAATAAATTAGCAAATCAAAAAATCAAATTACATAGATTCTGCACCATGAGTAACTAGACGTTTAAATAAAACTGCTGACCAACCAGTTTCTCTGAGAACAGCAGATGTAGAAACTTCCACATAAGACTGTTCAATAAAAGCTAAATCAATCATGCAAATTTTCCCTAAAGCCTCTTTTAATTCCTCTGATTTTCCTTCTAGTTTGAGTTTTTTACCTACTTCATGAACTACTGTGGCCATAGCTGGAACTAGGTGCTGGGGTTGAATTCCTATCTTGACATGAACAATACCAATTTGCCAACGACTTTTAGAATAGCCAATACCCCAATCATCTATTCCTGTAAACATTTCATGAAACCAATGAATAAATGTTTCTCGGAGACGATGAATTCTTCCTTCAGTTGCATTTAAAATAGCATTCATTTCTTCATCACGTCCCAGATAACTATAGAAATGATCTGCCATTTCTGATGCAATTTCTAGCCCCCAATCTGCATTTGATGTAAGAATAGATTTATCTTCAGGGGTGAAACTAAATCGGTTTTCCAGCTTGTTCATAAAAGCGAGAGTATCCATAGCGGCAAGTAATCCCTATTTTTTAAATAAATTCCAGGTAAAAACTGACTGTGTAATAATAAAATGTCAAAATATAGCACCACAGCCTGACGCATTCAGAGCCTGACGCATTCAGAGTAAAATTGGTTTTTTAGTATCAAGTTCTATCTTGCTTCAATTTAGTTGGCAAATTTGAGGAACTTGTGAGGATGGAAACAATTGCTACAAATTCCTGTGGTGTACCTGGGGAAAATCAACTACTTGTTTGTTCATACTGACAGAAATGGCTAATGTCTCCCTTAAGGGTTACAGGATTTTTTGGACATTATTGTCAGCTACGTAGGTTGTTTTAGTGATAGGGTATTGGTCTCTATCTAGCTACCACCCATCCTTCATACTTTATCTCTATACCAATTAGCTGCGTCTGACAAATCATCAGCAAACATTTCAGCCAGACTATTCCACACTATAAGCTCTGAATTCCCAAAATATATTTTCTCAGGTCTTTCGTCATCGTAAAAGCGAAAAACAGGAGAAGTGGCTTGTTGTATCTCGTTTCCTATGATCGCCCAAGTACACTCTTCAAATGATACCAGTGGAAATAGCTTAGGCTGCACTTCATACCCACTTCGGTAAAAATGTTGACAAAAATTTCTATAGTCTTTCATTGCCCGATCTAGAGGCATCCAATCAGAATCCCCATTTATGAAAAAAAAGTAGTTATTATAGGACTCCCAGTCTCTATCTTTACCGATTGGCAAAACTCCATTTCCTCGCTGATATAGCTCATAAAGCTCAACTGGTAACTTGTAAGGATAATCTATAAGGATGGCATCTATTGTATCAATATTTAATCGGGGTGAGGGTAATCTAACACGAGCGTATTGATTGAGTTCGCTAATTCGTTCTGGAGAAAAGTCTTTCTGTTTTTTTCTTCTGGCAGCAGCAAGTTGTCAAACTTACTAATTAACCAAAGACAGCTAGGGCGAGAATCATGTTCTGCCGCGATCGCAATTTGATCAATTACATCATTCATAGACATGGAATAAACTTACCTGCTAAGAGGGTATTTGAAAAGTTTCGGATGGTGTTTTAGACACTCAATGATAGCTTGCGTGGCGGAGCCATTCCCCCCTAACCCCTCTTGTTAAGGCTACGGTGTACACACAATCTTAGCCAGAGTAAGTTTCGCGCCATGAAAACAGGATTTAACCGGAAATCCAGTTCCCATCCACGAAACAGCGGGGAGGGGCTAGGGGTGGGGTTTTATGGCGACCAAAGAGCATTTCCTCACTTGTGTGTACATCGTAGCTTGTTAAGGGGGGAATTAGAGTCAAAGTCCTCCTTTTTAAGGAGGATTTTAGGAGGATCTAAAGTTTTTAATACATCACTAACCACTTTTCAAACATCCTCTTAGGGTTATATGAATTTATTTGTCAAATTTTATTCATATAAATTGAATTTTCAAAACATATCAACATCCTGTAAATCCTGATTCTGACAAAAATATCATCATTAATTTGATTGATAATCTTTACAACCAATTGCTTCTTCAGTATTAGCAATGCATGGATTTACAGTACATTTGAGACGATAATTATTAGTAAAAAACTGGCAATTATGGCAGGGAATTTTGTGCATTTTTTGAGCAGTTTTCACAGTATCTTTTGTTGCTGTCCATAAATTCAGAATCACCAAAATAATTATCGTCCAAGCAATGACAAAGCAAATTGGAATCAAAAATGGCTGTATGCCATGCATGAGGAAAAATATAAAATTTAACACGGCAAGTTCTAATACAAGTGAGGAGTTAGAAATTAATATAACTCCTAACTCCTCATTGATCACTTCTAGCTAAAGATATATTAAATTAAACGCCGGCATGACCTAAAGCAATACCTGTCACCAGCATTCCCAGTACCAAGAAGGGTTGAGCGCTGGCTTGATATTTGACATCATTGGCTATGGGATCACGGAGGAAATACATATCCTGGAAAGTGATTTGGGGAATGATCAATAATACCAAGATGGCAGCGTACAAGTTCTCATGAATACTGACGAGATAGGCAGCAACTAAACCTTGGAA includes:
- a CDS encoding aldo/keto reductase, whose amino-acid sequence is MEPITLGQNGVTVPRLCIGTWAWGDQLFWNYGNGYGEEQLQAAFTAALDAGVTFFDTAEVYGFGLSEEFLGKFMKQVSQPVQIATKFGPLPWRWDGKSVSEALTASLKRLQVERIELYQVHWPFTFFLSQETLMNTLADEVKQGRIGAVGVSNYSASQMREAHQILAARGVPLAVNQVRYSLLTRQIETNGILQTARELNVIILAYSPLAQGLLTGKYTPSQNPTGARSIDPRFSQDGLNKIAPVLSLLRKIGEKYDRTPAQVALNWLIAQGNVIPIAGVKNAEQVKQNVGALGWKMTDDEFGELDRITRL
- a CDS encoding adenylate/guanylate cyclase domain-containing protein — its product is MESNHINYNFDKSRERIDAILDTSDVLYEEVNEIPSRDRLTFTNGFYVKCTALFVDIRDSSSLPEKYRRPRLAKLYRTYISEVVAVMNGNPNCSEINVQGDCVWGIFDTPYKSNINSVFETTAIVSSIINIINCKLIKKNFHPIRIGIGMDYGRALMIKAGYSGSGINEVVWMGDVVNSASNLCSNANKAWSDELMISEAIYNNLNEDYKNLMKWNSNRRCYHGNVINLLMNNWLKSNCSKW
- a CDS encoding BCD family MFS transporter is translated as MAGNTFDTKKESLAVPKVNILTMFRLGLFQMGLSMMSILTLGVLNRVMIQEIAIPATLVSLVLAMPAFVSPTRIWFGQMSDVKPLWGYHRTAYVWVGAGIFAIAAFLAVQVMWQLNAASSAATWVWTTQTIGWTAVLGLVFAVYGLAICVSGTTFAALLVDISEEDNRSQIVGIVWSMLMVGIIVGAIISSSLLNQLTAGASLETLQAAINRLFLIVPGIVFCLAIVATVGVEKKYSRFSNRSTPGNREDNISIGKAWSILTASPQTGIFFTFLLVMTISLFMQDPILEPYAGEVFKMPLAESTKLNVFYGTGILIAYGVTGFFIVPRLGKRKTIKLGCILVAFSALLLGFSGFSANPNFLKFGLVIFGLSTGFLTTAAVSLMLDLTVAEAAGTFIGAWGLAQSISRGIAVVIGGTVLDIGRKLLPDNLVLAYGLVFALEAVGMLVSIWFLNRVNVTEFQTNTKKAFASVLESDLD
- a CDS encoding SLATT domain-containing protein — encoded protein: MQEKLQKFNVQISYSMQNADDISSEISDLVADYDGTLQELAFDGAEELIITLTFTNSKKLIPFITHCTQKLKLKITAIEKDEEIPRKIKFLEEKINKRIDSFKERRIHNREKAIRIKFISLAIASLTTILLGINGLNTSNKLIFQNIAFSLSAMTTFLTVWDTFLNHRGLWIRYTATLNELYELRDNLEYLCTDEMENIDKEKLDKLYQQYQIIFEETNKNWTELRKEQKSTGNS
- a CDS encoding NUDIX hydrolase → MNTLKQYLSLAINYPEMFANLEGDGLQIILQEEEISQVESLVGQRLEKKGLPIEWAKIGIVYQDQYLLILRDAVRFPGGQFGTYIRIVDQPNSSPGVAIMPIYQQQILLVRHFRHATRSWHLEIPRGFGEKGLSSTENARREIMEEISAEIYSLVSIGKMHLNTGMTSECVDLYFAELKSFGEFDIKEGISKLLPIDVSELERMICENEITDSFTIAAYTRAKLQNLL
- a CDS encoding inositol monophosphatase family protein; this translates as MNDFWNTILDFAETTTNKVGQQLMQDFGKVQASQKADGSLVTQADKWADQEIRDAIISSFSGYGILSEESDQTFPDTEWCWVIDPLDGTTNFTRGIPIWSISLGLLYQGIPIFGYVYAPPLNQAFHGFWPGKSGLTTPTGAFLNHHPIHTSQDAPSKNHFFNLCSRSTGIIQPGFPCKIRMLGVASYNFLTVATGAVLGGLEATPKVWDIAGAWVIVQAAGGSWISLNSESFPLSPGTDYSDRSFPSLVLSSSELAPVFTPFLEGVKF